Proteins encoded in a region of the Sugiyamaella lignohabitans strain CBS 10342 chromosome B, complete sequence genome:
- the CYS3 gene encoding cystathionine gamma-lyase CYS3 (Cystathionine gamma-lyase; catalyzes one of the two reactions involved in the transsulfuration pathway that yields cysteine from homocysteine with the intermediary formation of cystathionine; protein abundance increases in response to DNA replication stress; GO_component: GO:0005737 - cytoplasm [Evidence IEA,IEA]; GO_component: GO:0005737 - cytoplasm [Evidence IDA] [PMID 14562095]; GO_component: GO:0005737 - cytoplasm [Evidence IDA] [PMID 22842922]; GO_component: GO:0005634 - nucleus [Evidence IDA] [PMID 22842922]; GO_function: GO:0080146 - L-cysteine desulfhydrase activity [Evidence IEA]; GO_function: GO:0044540 - L-cystine L-cysteine-lyase (deaminating) [Evidence IEA]; GO_function: GO:0003824 - catalytic activity [Evidence IEA]; GO_function: GO:0004123 - cystathionine gamma-lyase activity [Evidence IEA]; GO_function: GO:0004123 - cystathionine gamma-lyase activity [Evidence IMP] [PMID 10509018]; GO_function: GO:0004123 - cystathionine gamma-lyase activity [Evidence IDA] [PMID 1577698]; GO_function: GO:0004123 - cystathionine gamma-lyase activity [Evidence IMP] [PMID 8366024]; GO_function: GO:0016829 - lyase activity [Evidence IEA]; GO_function: GO:0030170 - pyridoxal phosphate binding [Evidence IEA]; GO_process: GO:0008652 - cellular amino acid biosynthetic process [Evidence IEA]; GO_process: GO:0019344 - cysteine biosynthetic process [Evidence IEA,IEA]; GO_process: GO:0019344 - cysteine biosynthetic process [Evidence IMP] [PMID 8366024]; GO_process: GO:0019343 - cysteine biosynthetic process via cystathionine [Evidence IMP] [PMID 10509018]; GO_process: GO:0019346 - transsulfuration [Evidence IMP] [PMID 8366024]), which produces MTQGYKFGTLAVHAGAEPDVSTGAVIEPISLSTTFAQKSAAKPVGSYEYSRSSNPNRDSFETAVAALEGGKYALAYSSGSATTANVLQSLAIGSHVVSIGDVYGGTHRYFTRVADSHGVETTFTNDISAELAGLIKPETRLIWIESPSNPTLTITDIASVANIVAEVRATRAESQPLYLVVDNTFLSPYVQNPLRLGADLVVHSVTKYINGHSDVVMGVAITNNEVIHEKLRFLQNAIGAVPSAFDSWLAHRGLKTLHLRARAASHNAQAIAEVLESHVGSSVVAVSYPGLKSHPQRSVVQRQHRDGLGGGMISFRIRGGAAAADKFCQETKLFTLAESLGGIESLCEVPAVMTHAGIPREKREESGVYDDLIRLSVGIEETDDLVHDVLQALEKAAVVN; this is translated from the coding sequence ATGACTCAAGGTTACAAATTCGGAACTTTGGCAGTTCACGCTGGTGCTGAGCCAGACGTTTCTACTGGAGCAGTTATCGAACCAATCTCTCTATCCACGACTTTTGCTCAGAAATCTGCCGCTAAGCCTGTTGGTTCTTACGAGTATTCTCGATCTTCAAATCCCAACAGAGATTCTTTTGAAACAGCTGTAGCTGCTTTAGAGGGTGGTAAATATGCTCTTGCTTACTCATCTGGTTCTGCGACTACTGCTAATGTCCTCCAATCTCTCGCTATCGGCTCTCATGTAGTTAGCATTGGTGATGTCTATGGTGGTACCCATAGATATTTCACCCGCGTGGCTGACAGCCATGGTGTCGAGACTACTTTTACTAATGACATCTCTGCAGAACTGGCAGGTTTGATCAAACCAGAGACTAGACTTATCTGGATTGAGTCCCCTTCTAATCCCACTCTAACCATCACCGATATTGCTTCGGTTGCTAatattgttgctgaggtCCGTGCTACTCGTGCTGAATCTCAACCCTTGTATTTGGTTGTCGATAATACGTTTTTGTCTCCTTACGTTCAGAATCCTCTTCGCCTTGGTGCTGACTTGGTTGTTCACTCTGTCACCAAGTACATCAACGGACACTCCGACGTGGTTATGGGTGTTGCTATTACCAATAACGAAGTTATTCATGAAAAGCTGAGATTCCTTCAAAATGCTATTGGCGCTGTTCCATCTGCTTTTGATTCTTGGTTGGCTCACCGTGGTTTGAAGACTTTGCATTTGCGTGCTCGTGCTGCCTCCCATAATGCACAGGCTATTGCTGAAGTCCTTGAATCCCATGTGGGCTCCTCagttgttgctgtttcTTACCCTGGTTTGAAGTCTCACCCTCAGAGATCGGTTGTTCAACGTCAGCACAGAGATGGTCTTGGTGGAGGCATGATATCCTTCCGTATCCGTGGTGGGGCAGCAGCCGCAGACAAGTTCTGTCAGGAGACGAAGCTATTCACATTAGCAGAGTCTCTGGGTGGCATTGAAAGTTTGTGTGAAGTTCCTGCTGTCATGACTCACGCAGGTATCCCCAGGGAAAAAAGAGAGGAGTCTGGAGTGTATGATGATCTGATTCGTTTGAGTGTTGGTATCGAGGAGACTGACGATCTCGTACATGACGTTCTTCAAGCACTCGAAaaggctgctgttgtcaacTAG
- the PIB2 gene encoding Pib2p (hypothetical protein; contains FYVE domain; similar to Fab1 and Vps27; GO_component: GO:0016020 - membrane [Evidence IEA]; GO_component: GO:0005739 - mitochondrion [Evidence IDA] [PMID 14576278]; GO_component: GO:0005739 - mitochondrion [Evidence IDA] [PMID 16823961]; GO_component: GO:0005774 - vacuolar membrane [Evidence IEA]; GO_component: GO:0005773 - vacuole [Evidence IEA]; GO_function: GO:0046872 - metal ion binding [Evidence IEA,IEA]; GO_function: GO:0003674 - molecular_function [Evidence ND]; GO_process: GO:0008150 - biological_process [Evidence ND]), which translates to MSSSSTVSSTSLPSPVSSEVSPTSTTHTSPASNTGSVSSKMTAVAPSAATTDTAFGANTGATERSLVIDTSPTPTPSQAPTPTPINPQTSQTTSFSSADSNQSSGSQTTNDSTPGGEASDITGELQFTKKTITKKSDSVKASKPSSAFSSFSSSSHLNTLVPAGNTAKQHAPNCSANATGQAVRRHVQSTVLGTSCECDLPQASAQIHSSPPPLIDDHSRIRTPASIPPSLASSVEIGTHMPFTDNKPPSNSGTTTPSRNASDITLVSSDNKPPAARKYQPARVVLNAGSTSTTSTNSASTSPNRAPSPLDSKSMARVPPGPLQNFPYIGLKSSQQQTSPSPSPWTNHLSLPSSPTNNTFATPPHRTFSNDSSLSAASNYFPPKQLREPKTPLYIPAVLRRTDETAYQSSGGEYFGYGAANSNYTKSASTSPVRAPPRYHWKPDYERDNCKDCTTKFTFFDRRHHCRRCGDIFCGQHIKYTIILDQNLNFATTGYPCKSCWSCANDYEEFKRSYSNKTAISQVSMKTPPAPIDTSSLRGGLAAVGGIAGTSVTNSPRMSLQNNDPVGSVPADWSWSTF; encoded by the coding sequence atgtcgtcatcatctacCGTTTCATCAACTTCGTTACCCTCACCTGTTTCCTCTGAAGTATCTCCTACATCAACTACACATACATCACCAGCTTCGAACACTGGAAGTGTTTCTTCAAAGATGACTGCCGTAGCTCCAAGCGCTGCTACCACGGACACGGCCTTTGGTGCCAATACGGGTGCTACAGAGAGATCACTTGTTATCGATACATCACCTACACCTACACCGTCTCAAGCACCCACCCCTACTCCAATTAATCCACAGACATCACAAACCACGTCGTTTTCTTCGGCAGATTCAAATCAGTCCTCGGGCTCTCAAACAACAAATGACTCGACCCCCGGTGGTGAAGCATCAGATATCACTGGAGAGCTGCAGTTCACTAAGAAAACTATTACCAAGAAATCGGACTCTGTTAAAGCCTCCAAACCATCTTCAGCATTCTCATCTttttcctcgtcttctCACCTCAATACACTCGTACCTGCTGGTAATACGGCCAAGCAGCATGCCCCCAACTGTTCTGCCAACGCTACTGGCCAAGCTGTGCGCAGACATGTCCAATCGACTGTTCTCGGAACTAGTTGTGAGTGCGATTTACCACAAGCCTCTGCTCAAATTCATTCCTCTCCCCCTCCTCTGATCGATGACCATTCTAGAATCCGAACACCTGCATCTATTCCCCCATCATTAGCATCTTCTGTCGAAATTGGTACTCATATGCCTTTTACTGATAATAAGCCACCCAGTAACTCGGGAACCACCACTCCATCGCGAAATGCCTCTGATATTACACTGGTATCTTCCGACAATAAGCCACCGGCAGCGAGAAAGTATCAGCCGGCCCGAGTGGTTCTTAATGCTGGGTCCACTTCAACTACTTCCACCAATAGTGCAAGTACATCACCTAATAGGGCCCCTTCTCCTCTGGATTCGAAGTCCATGGCCAGAGTACCTCCAGGTCCTCTTCAAAACTTTCCTTACATTGGGCTGAAGAGCAGTCAGCAACAAACTTCACCCTCACCTTCTCCATGGACAAACCATCTCTCTTTGCCCTCGTCCCCTACTAATAACACGTTCGCGACCCCCCCACATCGAACTTTTAGCAATGATAGCTCTTTGTCGGCAGCATCTAATTACTTCCCCCCTAAACAGCTTCGCGAGCCCAAAACTCCATTATATATTCCTGCTGTGTTACGACGTACGGATGAAACAGCTTATCAATCATCAGGCGGAGAATATTTTGGATATGGTGCAGCTAATTCCAATTATACCAAATCCGCATCGACATCTCCGGTGAGAGCACCTCCCAGATACCATTGGAAACCTGATTATGAGCGTGACAATTGCAAAGATTGCACAACGAAATTCACTTTTTTCGATCGACGACATCATTGCAGACGATGTGGTGACATATTCTGCGGGCAGCATATCAAATACACCATTATCCTTGATCAAAATTTGAATTTCGCCACTACGGGCTATCCATGCAAATCCTGTTGGTCCTGTGCCAATGATTATGAGGAATTCAAGCGCTCTTACAGTAATAAGACTGCTATTTCTCAAGTCTCAATGAAAACTCCACCAGCGCCTATTGATACGAGCTCATTACGCGGTGgccttgctgctgttggtggaATCGCCGGCACCAGCGTGACGAACAGCCCTCGAATGTCTTTGCAGAACAATGATCCAGTGGGTTCTGTTCCTGCAGACTGGAGCTGGTCTACATTTTAG
- the IPI1 gene encoding Ipi1p (Component of the Rix1 complex and possibly pre-replicative complexes; required for processing of ITS2 sequences from 35S pre-rRNA; component of the pre-60S ribosomal particle with the dynein-related AAA-type ATPase Mdn1p; required for pre-replicative complex (pre-RC) formation and maintenance during DNA replication licensing; relocalizes to the cytosol in response to hypoxia; essential gene; GO_component: GO:0097344 - Rix1 complex [Evidence IDA] [PMID 14759368]; GO_component: GO:0005829 - cytosol [Evidence IDA] [PMID 22932476]; GO_component: GO:0005654 - nucleoplasm [Evidence IDA] [PMID 15528184]; GO_component: GO:0005634 - nucleus [Evidence IEA,IEA]; GO_component: GO:0005634 - nucleus [Evidence IDA] [PMID 14562095]; GO_component: GO:0005634 - nucleus [Evidence IDA] [PMID 14690591]; GO_component: GO:0005634 - nucleus [Evidence IDA] [PMID 22932476]; GO_component: GO:0030687 - preribosome, large subunit precursor [Evidence IDA] [PMID 23212245]; GO_function: GO:0003682 - chromatin binding [Evidence IDA] [PMID 22421151]; GO_process: GO:0006267 - pre-replicative complex assembly involved in nuclear cell cycle DNA replication [Evidence IMP] [PMID 22421151]; GO_process: GO:0006364 - rRNA processing [Evidence IEA]; GO_process: GO:0006364 - rRNA processing [Evidence IMP] [PMID 12089522]; GO_process: GO:0006364 - rRNA processing [Evidence IMP] [PMID 14759368]; GO_process: GO:0030174 - regulation of DNA-dependent DNA replication initiation [Evidence IMP] [PMID 22421151]; GO_process: GO:0000027 - ribosomal large subunit assembly [Evidence IMP] [PMID 15528184]; GO_process: GO:0042254 - ribosome biogenesis [Evidence IEA]) has translation MSSHSPFIMLYVHSAMTHITPEIRAQSTDFLNILLETVPEQVSRLSWAKTLKCFFPLLGWPLEDEKKTSSGPKHPGTTISSASVTTGLSFGASAAKTKLAHIMSLDKLLNIGLDEALDSASDNLPPFHHPETAKFLLPIRSGPYATLGLFSRSTGIGGTNSSTSQHSTRSSTPISESTDVFTVTEDVESRCGLVKTVYYKSLTRGLENTVKEAGQVGRVSSNMLKFLEQRVS, from the coding sequence ATGTCGTCGCACAGCCCTTTTATTATGTTGTATGTTCACTCGGCGATGACTCATATTACACCCGAGATTCGCGCTCAGTCGACGGACTTTCTAAATATATTGCTCGAGACCGTCCCAGAACAAGTGTCTCGATTGTCTTGGGCAAAGACACTTAAGTGTTTTTTTCCATTACTTGGATGGCCATTGGAAGATGAGAAAAAAACCAGCAGTGGCCCTAAACACCCGGGTACAACTATATCATCAGCGTCAGTGACTACTGGGCTGTCATTCGGTGCAAGTGCAGCCAAAACTAAGCTAGCGCATATAATGTCTTTGGATAAGCTCTTAAATATCGGCTTAGATGAAGCCCTAGACTCTGCTTCAGACAATTTACCGCCATTTCACCACCCGGAGACTGCCAAGTTTCTCCTACCAATTCGTTCTGGTCCATATGCAACATTGGGTCTATTCTCGAGGAGTACTGGCATAGGAGGCACCAATTCTTCGACTTCGCAACACTCTACAAGATCTTCAACACCTATCTCTGAGTCTACAGATGTGTTTACGGTAACCGAAGATGTTGAGTCTCGCTGTGGACTTGTTAAAACTGTTTATTATAAGAGTCTGACCCGGGGGCTTGAGAACACTGTAAAAGAGGCTGGGCAGGTGGGAAGAGTTTCAAGCAATATGCTGAAATTTCTTGAACAACGAGTATCTTGA
- a CDS encoding putative GPI anchored protein yields the protein MVSIKRALVGIMSVAAVMAGSSDNSIVTPGWGQTANANDVLKITWNPTTSGNVNLVLRQGGSQDLTTLYTIASNIANSGSYTWNIPANQGTNTDYSIEIVPVDNSDESNFSPYFTILGVGQGITSSSAASGSATSTDSQSSVASSASASASGTSSDSTSSATTSGSASASATDSSSTDSATSSGATTGSSLSTKAKAAVSTSAQSSAATSAATTSASASKSAATGAAAVQPVNAAVALGAALGAVVLATL from the coding sequence ATGGTTAGCATTAAGAGAGCTCTCGTGGGTATTATGTCTGTTGCCGCCGTCATGGCTGGCTCTTCGGACAACAGTATCGTCACCCCTGGCTGGGGACAAACTGCCAATGCTAATGATGTTTTGAAAATTACCTGGAACCCCACCACGTCTGGTAACGTCAATCTTGTTCTTAGACAAGGTGGATCTCAAGACCTTACTACTCTTTACACAATTGCTTCCAACATTGCTAACTCTGGATCTTACACTTGGAATATCCCTGCTAACCAAGGAACCAATACTGATTACTCTATTGAAATTGTCCCAGTAGATAACTCTGATGAGTCTAACTTCAGCCCTTACTTCACTATCTTAGGTGTTGGTCAAGGAATTACTAGTAGTAGTGCTGCTAGTGGCAGTGCTACGAGTACCGATTCTCAAAGCAGCGTCGCATCTTCTGCATCTGCCTCTGCTAGTGGAACTTCATCTGATAGTACTTCTAGTGCTACTACGTCTGGCAgtgcttctgcttcagctACTGACTCTTCGTCCACTGATTCTGCAACGTCGTCTGGTGCCACTACCGGCTCTTCGCTCTCCACCAAGGCCAAggctgctgtttctacttCTGCTCAATCTAGTGCTGCTACCAGTGCTGCAACTACTTCGGCCTCTGCATCTAAatctgctgccactggtgctgctgccgtcCAACcagtcaatgctgctgtcgcCCTTGGTGCTGCATTGGGTGCTGTCGTCCTTGCTACCTTGTAA
- the RQC1 gene encoding Rqc1p (Component of the ribosome quality control complex (RQC); RQC (Rqc1p-Rkr1p-Tae2p-Cdc48p-Npl4p-Ufd1p) is a ribosome-bound complex required for the degradation of polypeptides arising from stalled translation; required along with Rkr1p for recruitment of the Cdc48p-Npl4p-Ufd1p AAA ATPase complex to the RQC; GO_component: GO:1990112 - RQC complex [Evidence IDA] [PMID 23178123]; GO_component: GO:0005737 - cytoplasm [Evidence IEA,IEA]; GO_component: GO:0005737 - cytoplasm [Evidence IDA] [PMID 14562095]; GO_component: GO:0022625 - cytosolic large ribosomal subunit [Evidence IDA] [PMID 23479637]; GO_function: GO:0003674 - molecular_function [Evidence ND]; GO_process: GO:1990116 - ribosome-associated ubiquitin-dependent protein catabolic process [Evidence IGI,IMP] [PMID 23479637]), translating to MSSRALKKIYRDELTPSPNPDSGMDRDGKGEEEEEEVEDEEEEEMEEKTAKPGQTNPYALLNADNEDDNEDDNEADDSTSEVEDNEQQKSPMMFPDDTNKEGIRSSAAAGAKKKTKKKKSKNKNNLAKKAELGKEVDIDGLISDIEQRTDKMETLPTYIKFFRLDPRELDYEQEFRKLFGKQALKESQSQASGSNPMRDMTRSSASTAKLLKSWGGRDGRTFPGSTRKLVLGKIKEHHVPTLKRDILMEELKKSETSDLVSLFKFTHSRDYQEAQMIFEYTRSLGDIQTTVQQVLSKVSYHVPTLLVLADNRTQTGNLSEAADFLEQALLTFDRGVKSNFSFSSGQCRLPFKYFENRTFYLVVFEYIKTLMKRGTWATAFAYTKLLWGLDPEEDPYGAGLMIDFFAMSAGNYSYLIELADEPFFNRPGTIYSSRPNILFSKAIAHYCQTKGRHTETSSKYLHEAVSKYPWVAADILGYHTPEEEAYNYDGLFENSVISNATSENVDRLAPGPEQAIYSSLYATQMKGFWDSPETRRWLQEVCKSVTALQPIKQPYGISLSIVRYVMLSQQTQTFKYIPPEILEGEMWADDPFPPADNLSPYPERSNQHFNV from the coding sequence ATGAGTAGCAGGGccttgaaaaaaatatacaGGGATGAATTAACGCCCAGTCCTAATCCAGACTCCGGTATGGACCGTGATGGGAaaggtgaagaagaggaagaggaagttgaggatgaagaagaagaagaaatggaaGAAAAAACGGCCAAGCCTGGTCAGACCAATCCCTATGCGTTATTGAATGCCGAcaatgaagacgacaatgaagacgacaaCGAGGCCGACGACAGTACTAGTGAAGTGGAAGACAACGAGCAGCAGAAAAGTCCTATGATGTTTCCGGACGATACAAATAAAGAAGGAATTAGatcttctgccgctgctggagctaagaagaagacgaaaaagaagaagagtaaaaacaaaaacaacctTGCCAAAAAAGCAGAGCTTGGGAAAGAAGTAGACATTGATGGGTTAATTTCGGATATTGAGCAACGAACTGATAAGATGGAGACTCTTCCGACGTATATAAAATTTTTCCGTCTGGATCCCCGAGAATTGGACTACGAGCAAGAGTTTAGAAAGCTATTCGGCAAACAAGCTCTCAAGGAATCGCAGTCACAAGCCAGTGGAAGCAATCCTATGAGAGATATGACTAGGAGTTCGGCTAGTACTGCCAAGTTACTCAAGTCTTGGGGTGGCCGCGATGGTCGCACATTTCCAGGTAGTACTAGAAAACTTGTACTTGGAAAGATCAAAGAGCATCATGTTCCTACTCTAAAGAGGGATATTCTTATGGAAGAGTTGAAAAAATCCGAAACTTCTGATTTGGTATCTCTATTCAAGTTCACGCACAGTAGGGATTATCAGGAAGCACAGATGATTTTCGAGTACACACGATCATTAGGCGATATCCAAACAACAGTGCAGCAGGTATTATCAAAGGTATCTTATCATGTGCCTACACTTTTGGTGCTAGCAGACAACCGGACTCAAACAGGAAATCTGAgtgaagcagcagacttCTTAGAGCAAGCACTTTTAACTTTCGACCGCGGGGTGAAGTCAAATTTCAGCTTCAGTTCGGGACAATGTAGGCTCCCGTTCAAATATTTCGAAAATCGAACATTCTATTTGGTTGTCTTTGAGTACATAAAAACGTTGATGAAGAGGGGTACATGGGCTACAGCGTTTGCCTACACGAAACTGCTCTGGGGTTTGGACCCCGAAGAGGACCCATATGGCGCCGGGTTGATGATTGACTTCTTCGCTATGAGTGCTGGAAACTATTCGTATTTGATTGAACTTGCGGATGAGCCGTTCTTTAACAGACCTGGAACAATCTATTCCAGTCGACCGAATATACTGTTTTCTAAAGCAATTGCACACTATTGTCAGACAAAAGGAAGGCATACTGAGACAAGTTCGAAATATCTACATGAGGcagtttcaaaatatccatGGGTTGCTGCAGATATTTTGGGCTACCATACTCCAGAAGAGGAAGCATACAACTACGATGGCCTTTTTGAGAACTCGGTAATCTCAAATGCCACCTCAGAGAACGTAGACCGGCTTGCGCCAGGCCCCGAACAGGCAATCTACAGTAGTTTATATGCTACTCAAATGAAAGGTTTTTGGGATTCTCCTGAAACACGCAGGTGGCTCCAGGAAGTCTGCAAGTCAGTGACAGCTCTTCAACCCATTAAGCAGCCATATGGAATCTCCCTTTCTATTGTGCGTTACGTCATGCTttcccagcaaactcagACTTTTAAATACATTCCCCCGGAGATACTTGAGGGCGAAATGTGGGCCGACGATCCATTCCCTCCGGCTGATAATCTATCTCCATATCCTGAACGGTCTAACCAGCATTTCAACGTATGA